In one window of Camelina sativa cultivar DH55 chromosome 15, Cs, whole genome shotgun sequence DNA:
- the LOC104746135 gene encoding probable serine/threonine protein kinase IREH1 isoform X2, which translates to MVFKNKLFFSSKKSGSSSPDSSNSPRSVGSNSPIRSDKKKSKSASKDEPPIPSPSSVTGVGCKQTQVKDGLKKKDGSSKGKQVSSEVQAHSIGKSNLSPSSEPKKKPPPTEVKEGPAFVSPIMASSLGLNRIKTRSGPLPQERVFNYRNDPATSNLSKMGADGDLGSGSATSGSGSGNRKKESGSSKLGLEEIMGRTRPSDANSDRDSISPDTGPPRSLSPTLPPSGSRLQNAASSSGTGRSEMSSGRSGPLRNSDFCTPENSYEWENPKESESPRYQALLRMTSAPRKRFPGDIKSFSHELNSKGVRPFPLWKPRRSNNVEEILVLIRAKFDKAKEEVNSDLAVFAADLVGVLEKNAESHPEWEETFEDLLILARSCAMTTPGDFWLQCEGIVQDLDDRRQELPPGVLKQLHTRMLFILTRCTRLLQFHKESWGEEEQVVQLRQSRVLHSIEKIPPTGAGRSSSAAKVLKVPSTKKAYSQEQRGLEWKEDAVVRSVPPLSPPEDYSLKESESPTNIDRMSSWKKLPSPALKTVKEAPASEEQNDIKVEPPSIAPAPVAILNFPPAKDSHEQSSKHRHNISWGYWGEPPVISEESSIMCRICEEEVPTTHVEDHSRVCTLADKYDQKGLSVDERLMAVAGTLDKIAETFRHKDSLVAAESPDGMKVSNSNLTEEADVLSPRLSDWSRRGSEDMLDCFPESDNSIFMDDLRGLPLMSCRTRFGPKSDQGMTTSSASSMTPRSPIPTPRPDPIEMILGGKGTFHDQDDIPQMSELADIAKCAADAIPGDDQSIPFLLSCLEDLRVVIDRRKFDALTVETFGTRIEKLIREKYLHMCELMEDEKVDLLSTVIDEDAPLEDDVVRSLRTSPVHPRDRTSIDDFEIIKPISRGAFGRVFLAKKRTTGDLFAIKVLKKADMIRKNAVESILAERDILINVRNPFVVRFFYSFTCRDNLYLVMEYLNGGDLYSLLRNLGCLEEDIVRVYIAEVVLALEYLHSEGVVHRDLKPDNLLIAHDGHIKLTDFGLSKVGLINSTDDLAGPAVSGTSLLDEEDSRLAASEDQLERRKKRSAVGTPDYLAPEILLGTGHGATADWWSVGIILFELIVGIPPFNAEHPQQIFDNILNRKIPWPHVPEEMSAEAHDIIDRFLTEDPHQRLGARGASEVKQHIFFKDINWDTLARQKAAFVPASESAIDTSYFRSRYSWNTSDEQFFPSGDVQDYSDADSLTNSSGCSNDHHEEGEAEEYEGHTEFESGVPVDYSFSNFSFKNLSQLASINYDLLSKGWKDEPQPIPHHK; encoded by the exons a tggtattcaagaacaagctcttcttctcttcgaaGAAATCTGGATCTTCTAGTCCCGATAGCTCTAATAGTCCCAGATCTGTTGGCTCCAACTCTCCGATTCGATCAGATAAGAAGAAGTCTAAATCCGCTTCCAAGGATGAACCTCCGATCCCTAGTCCGAGTTCCGTTACTGGAGTTGGTTGCAAACAGACGCAGGTTAAagatggtttgaagaagaaggatggttCATCCAAGGGCAAACAAGTTTCATCTGAAGTTCAAGCTCACTCGATTGGGAAATCGAACTTGTCTCCTAGTTCTGAACCGAAGAAGAAACCTCCGCCGACGGAGGTCAAGGAGGGACCTGCTTTTGTTTCTCCAATCATGGCTTCGTCTCTGGGATTGAACCGGATCAAGACGAGATCCGGACCGTTGCCTCAGGAGAGGGTTTTCAATTATAGGAATGATCCAGCTACGAGCAATCTTTCGAAGATGGGTGCTGATGGAGACTTGGGATCAGGTTCAGCTACTTCTGGCTCTGGTAGTGGcaatagaaagaaagaatctGGGAGTAGCAAGCTAGGTTTAGAAGAGATCATGGGTCGCACTCGGCCGAGTGACGCTAATAGTGATCGTGATAGTATTTCACCTGATACTGGACCACCGAGGAGCCTCAGCCCTACTTTGCCGCCATCAGGATCTCGATTGCAAAATGCTGCTTCCTCATCCGGAACTG GTCGCTCTGAGATGTCATCTGGTCGCTCTGGCCCTCTAAGAAATTCAGACTTTTGCACCCCAGAG AATTCATATGAATGGGAAAATCCCAAAGAGTCAGAGTCACCACGTTATCAAGCCTTACTTCGTATGACAAGTGCTCCACGAAAGAGGTTTCCTGGTGACATCAAAAGCTTTTCTCATGAGTTGAACTCAAAAGGTGTACGTCCCTTTCCATTATGGAAGCCTCGTAGGTCGAACAATGTGGAG GAAATATTGGTTTTGATTCGGGCAAAATTTGATAAAGCAAAGGAAGAAGTAAACTCTGACCTTGCAGTATTTGCAGCAGACTTGGTGGGAGTTCTTGAGAAAAATGCAGAAAGCCATCCTGAGTGGGAAGAAACGTTTgaagatttgttaattttggctCGAAGTTGTGCTATGACTACTCCTGGAGATTTCTGGCTTCAGTGTGAAGGCATAGTTCAGGATTTAGATGATAGGCGTCAAGAGCTTCCTCCAGGAGTCCTTAAGCAGCTTCATACTCGGATGCTTTTTATCCTTACCAGATGTACTAGATTACTTCAGTTTCACAAGGAAAGTTGGGGGGAGGAAGAACAAGTTGTACAACTACGTCAGTCAAGAGTCTTGCATTCTATAGAGAAAATACCTCCTACTGGGGCGGGAAGGAGTTCCAGTGCTGCTAAGGTCTTAAAGGTACCATCCACCAAGAAAGCTTATAGTCAGGAGCAGCGTGGTTTGGAGTGGAAGGAGGACGCTGTTGTACGCTCAGTGCCCCCTCTCTCTCCGCCTGAAGATTATTCTCTTAAGGAATCTGAATCTCCTACAAACATTGATAGAATGTCTTCCTGGAAGAAACTTCCTTCACCAGCACTGAAAACTGTGAAAGAAGCGCCAGCGTCAGAAGAGCAGAATGATATCAAAGTTGAACCTCCAAGTATAGCGCCAGCGCCTGTTGCTATTCTCAATTTTCCTCCAGCAAAAGATTCTCATGAACAGTCCTCCAAGCATCGGCACAATATTTCTTGGGGTTACTGGGGGGAACCGCCCGTTATTTCGGAGGAAAGTTCAATAATGTGCCGTATCTGTGAGGAGGAAGTTCCCACGACTCATGTGGAAGATCACTCCAGAGTTTGCACATTGGCTGATAAATATGACCAGAAAGGACTGAGTGTTGATGAGCGGCTGATGGCAGTTGCTGGAACACTTGACAAGATAGCAGAGACCTTCAGGCATAAGGATAGCTTAGTAGCCGCAGAAAGCCCAGATGGTATGAAAGTATCCAATTCGAATTTGACCGAAGAAGCTGATGTTCTCTCCCCAAGGTTGAGTGATTGGTCGCGAAGAGGGTCAGAAGACATGCTTGACTGTTTCCCAGAGTCTGATAATTCAATTTTTATGGATGATCTGAGAGGTTTACCGTTAATGTCATGTAGAACCCGTTTTGGTCCCAAGTCTGACCAAGGCATGACAACTTCATCTGCCAGTAGCATGACTCCTAGATCCCCGATTCCGACCCCTAGGCCTGATCCAATTGAAATGATATTAGGAGGCAAGGGTACATTCCATGATCAAGATGATATTCCGCAG ATGAGTGAACTTGCTGACATTGCAAAATGTGCAGCAGATGCCATTCCGGGTGATGATCAATCCATTCCATTCTTACTTTCTTGTCTTGAAGATCTGAGGGTTGTCATAGACCGCAGAAAGTTTGATGCACTTACAGTAGAAACTTTTGGGACTCGCATAGAAAAGTTGATTCG GGAGAAATATCTGCATATGTGTGAGCTAATGGAAGATGAAAAAGTTGACCTACTAAGCACTGTAATTGATGAAGATGCTCCTTTAGAAGATGATGTTGTTCGGAGCTTGAGGACTAGCCCAGTACATCCGCGAGACCGCACATCCATTGATGATTTTGAGATCATAAAACCAATAAGCCGGGGAGCTTTTGGGCGAGTGTTTTTGGCAAAAAAGAGAACAACAGGAGATCTATTTGCAATCAAG GTTCTGAAAAAGGCAGATATGATCCGTAAGAATGCAGTTGAAAGTATACTTGCTGAACGTGATATACTGATCAACGTTCGCAATCCCTTTGTG GTTCGTTTCTTCTATTCTTTCACTTGTCGCGACAACCTGTATCTCGTAATGGAGTATCTGAATGGAGGGGATCTGTATTCGTTGTTGAGAAATTTAGGTTGCTTAGAGGAAGATATTGTCCGTGTATATATTGCCGAAGTT GTCCTTGCTTTGGAATATTTGCATTCTGAGGGTGTTGTTCACCGTGATTTGAAGCCAGATAATTTGTTGATTGCGCATGATGGTCATATAAAG TTGACAGATTTCGGTCTCTCTAAAGTTGGTCTCATCAACAGCACGGATGATCTGGCTGGTCCTGCTGTAAGTGGGACGTCACTGCTTGATGAGGAGGATTCGCGATTAGCGGCATCTGAGGATCAGCTTGAAAGGCGCAAGAAACGGTCGGCTGTCGGTACTCCTGACTACTTAGCGCCAGAAATTCTTTTAGGGACAGGGCATG GTGCAACTGCGGATTGGTGGTCTGTTGGCATCATTCTGTTTGAACTCATTGTGGGAATTCCACCCTTCAATGCGGAACATCCTCAG CAAATATTTGACAATATTCTCAACCGTAAGATACCATGGCCTCATGTTCCAGAAGAAATGAGTGCTGAAGCCCATGATATTATAGATCG ATTTTTAACAGAAGATCCTCATCAGAGACTTGGAGCTAGAGGGGCGTCTGAG GTCAAgcaacatatcttcttcaaaGACATCAACTGGGACACACTAGCAAGGCAAAAG GCTGCATTTGTTCCGGCTTCAGAGAGTGCAATTGACACAAGTTACTTCAGAAGTCGCTACTCATGGAACACATCGGATGAGCAATTTTTCCCTAGTGGTGACGTTCAAGATTATAGTGATGCAGATAGCTTGACTAACAGCAGTGGTTGCTCGAACGATCATCATGAAGAAGGGGAG GCTGAAGAATACGAAGGACACACAGAGTTTGAGTCTGGCGTACCTGTAGATTACTCTTTCAGTAATTTCTCGTTTAAG AACCTCTCTCAGTTGGCGTCTATCAACTACGATCTTCTGTCCAAAGGCTGGAAAGATGAGCCACAACCAATTCCGCATCACAAGTAA
- the LOC104746135 gene encoding probable serine/threonine protein kinase IREH1 isoform X1, translating into MVFKNKLFFSSKKSGSSSPDSSNSPRSVGSNSPIRSDKKKSKSASKDEPPIPSPSSVTGVGCKQTQVKDGLKKKDGSSKGKQVSSEVQAHSIGKSNLSPSSEPKKKPPPTEVKEGPAFVSPIMASSLGLNRIKTRSGPLPQERVFNYRNDPATSNLSKMGADGDLGSGSATSGSGSGNRKKESGSSKLGLEEIMGRTRPSDANSDRDSISPDTGPPRSLSPTLPPSGSRLQNAASSSGTGRSEMSSGRSGPLRNSDFCTPENSYEWENPKESESPRYQALLRMTSAPRKRFPGDIKSFSHELNSKGVRPFPLWKPRRSNNVEEILVLIRAKFDKAKEEVNSDLAVFAADLVGVLEKNAESHPEWEETFEDLLILARSCAMTTPGDFWLQCEGIVQDLDDRRQELPPGVLKQLHTRMLFILTRCTRLLQFHKESWGEEEQVVQLRQSRVLHSIEKIPPTGAGRSSSAAKVLKVPSTKKAYSQEQRGLEWKEDAVVRSVPPLSPPEDYSLKESESPTNIDRMSSWKKLPSPALKTVKEAPASEEQNDIKVEPPSIAPAPVAILNFPPAKDSHEQSSKHRHNISWGYWGEPPVISEESSIMCRICEEEVPTTHVEDHSRVCTLADKYDQKGLSVDERLMAVAGTLDKIAETFRHKDSLVAAESPDGMKVSNSNLTEEADVLSPRLSDWSRRGSEDMLDCFPESDNSIFMDDLRGLPLMSCRTRFGPKSDQGMTTSSASSMTPRSPIPTPRPDPIEMILGGKGTFHDQDDIPQMSELADIAKCAADAIPGDDQSIPFLLSCLEDLRVVIDRRKFDALTVETFGTRIEKLIREKYLHMCELMEDEKVDLLSTVIDEDAPLEDDVVRSLRTSPVHPRDRTSIDDFEIIKPISRGAFGRVFLAKKRTTGDLFAIKVLKKADMIRKNAVESILAERDILINVRNPFVVRFFYSFTCRDNLYLVMEYLNGGDLYSLLRNLGCLEEDIVRVYIAEVVLALEYLHSEGVVHRDLKPDNLLIAHDGHIKLTDFGLSKVGLINSTDDLAGPAVSGTSLLDEEDSRLAASEDQLERRKKRSAVGTPDYLAPEILLGTGHGATADWWSVGIILFELIVGIPPFNAEHPQQIFDNILNRKIPWPHVPEEMSAEAHDIIDRFLTEDPHQRLGARGASEVKQHIFFKDINWDTLARQKAAFVPASESAIDTSYFRSRYSWNTSDEQFFPSGDVQDYSDADSLTNSSGCSNDHHEEGEAEEYEGHTEFESGVPVDYSFSNFSFKNLSQLASINYDLLSKGWKDEPQPIPHHK; encoded by the exons atggtattcaagaacaagctcttcttctcttcgaaGAAATCTGGATCTTCTAGTCCCGATAGCTCTAATAGTCCCAGATCTGTTGGCTCCAACTCTCCGATTCGATCAGATAAGAAGAAGTCTAAATCCGCTTCCAAGGATGAACCTCCGATCCCTAGTCCGAGTTCCGTTACTGGAGTTGGTTGCAAACAGACGCAGGTTAAagatggtttgaagaagaaggatggttCATCCAAGGGCAAACAAGTTTCATCTGAAGTTCAAGCTCACTCGATTGGGAAATCGAACTTGTCTCCTAGTTCTGAACCGAAGAAGAAACCTCCGCCGACGGAGGTCAAGGAGGGACCTGCTTTTGTTTCTCCAATCATGGCTTCGTCTCTGGGATTGAACCGGATCAAGACGAGATCCGGACCGTTGCCTCAGGAGAGGGTTTTCAATTATAGGAATGATCCAGCTACGAGCAATCTTTCGAAGATGGGTGCTGATGGAGACTTGGGATCAGGTTCAGCTACTTCTGGCTCTGGTAGTGGcaatagaaagaaagaatctGGGAGTAGCAAGCTAGGTTTAGAAGAGATCATGGGTCGCACTCGGCCGAGTGACGCTAATAGTGATCGTGATAGTATTTCACCTGATACTGGACCACCGAGGAGCCTCAGCCCTACTTTGCCGCCATCAGGATCTCGATTGCAAAATGCTGCTTCCTCATCCGGAACTG GTCGCTCTGAGATGTCATCTGGTCGCTCTGGCCCTCTAAGAAATTCAGACTTTTGCACCCCAGAG AATTCATATGAATGGGAAAATCCCAAAGAGTCAGAGTCACCACGTTATCAAGCCTTACTTCGTATGACAAGTGCTCCACGAAAGAGGTTTCCTGGTGACATCAAAAGCTTTTCTCATGAGTTGAACTCAAAAGGTGTACGTCCCTTTCCATTATGGAAGCCTCGTAGGTCGAACAATGTGGAG GAAATATTGGTTTTGATTCGGGCAAAATTTGATAAAGCAAAGGAAGAAGTAAACTCTGACCTTGCAGTATTTGCAGCAGACTTGGTGGGAGTTCTTGAGAAAAATGCAGAAAGCCATCCTGAGTGGGAAGAAACGTTTgaagatttgttaattttggctCGAAGTTGTGCTATGACTACTCCTGGAGATTTCTGGCTTCAGTGTGAAGGCATAGTTCAGGATTTAGATGATAGGCGTCAAGAGCTTCCTCCAGGAGTCCTTAAGCAGCTTCATACTCGGATGCTTTTTATCCTTACCAGATGTACTAGATTACTTCAGTTTCACAAGGAAAGTTGGGGGGAGGAAGAACAAGTTGTACAACTACGTCAGTCAAGAGTCTTGCATTCTATAGAGAAAATACCTCCTACTGGGGCGGGAAGGAGTTCCAGTGCTGCTAAGGTCTTAAAGGTACCATCCACCAAGAAAGCTTATAGTCAGGAGCAGCGTGGTTTGGAGTGGAAGGAGGACGCTGTTGTACGCTCAGTGCCCCCTCTCTCTCCGCCTGAAGATTATTCTCTTAAGGAATCTGAATCTCCTACAAACATTGATAGAATGTCTTCCTGGAAGAAACTTCCTTCACCAGCACTGAAAACTGTGAAAGAAGCGCCAGCGTCAGAAGAGCAGAATGATATCAAAGTTGAACCTCCAAGTATAGCGCCAGCGCCTGTTGCTATTCTCAATTTTCCTCCAGCAAAAGATTCTCATGAACAGTCCTCCAAGCATCGGCACAATATTTCTTGGGGTTACTGGGGGGAACCGCCCGTTATTTCGGAGGAAAGTTCAATAATGTGCCGTATCTGTGAGGAGGAAGTTCCCACGACTCATGTGGAAGATCACTCCAGAGTTTGCACATTGGCTGATAAATATGACCAGAAAGGACTGAGTGTTGATGAGCGGCTGATGGCAGTTGCTGGAACACTTGACAAGATAGCAGAGACCTTCAGGCATAAGGATAGCTTAGTAGCCGCAGAAAGCCCAGATGGTATGAAAGTATCCAATTCGAATTTGACCGAAGAAGCTGATGTTCTCTCCCCAAGGTTGAGTGATTGGTCGCGAAGAGGGTCAGAAGACATGCTTGACTGTTTCCCAGAGTCTGATAATTCAATTTTTATGGATGATCTGAGAGGTTTACCGTTAATGTCATGTAGAACCCGTTTTGGTCCCAAGTCTGACCAAGGCATGACAACTTCATCTGCCAGTAGCATGACTCCTAGATCCCCGATTCCGACCCCTAGGCCTGATCCAATTGAAATGATATTAGGAGGCAAGGGTACATTCCATGATCAAGATGATATTCCGCAG ATGAGTGAACTTGCTGACATTGCAAAATGTGCAGCAGATGCCATTCCGGGTGATGATCAATCCATTCCATTCTTACTTTCTTGTCTTGAAGATCTGAGGGTTGTCATAGACCGCAGAAAGTTTGATGCACTTACAGTAGAAACTTTTGGGACTCGCATAGAAAAGTTGATTCG GGAGAAATATCTGCATATGTGTGAGCTAATGGAAGATGAAAAAGTTGACCTACTAAGCACTGTAATTGATGAAGATGCTCCTTTAGAAGATGATGTTGTTCGGAGCTTGAGGACTAGCCCAGTACATCCGCGAGACCGCACATCCATTGATGATTTTGAGATCATAAAACCAATAAGCCGGGGAGCTTTTGGGCGAGTGTTTTTGGCAAAAAAGAGAACAACAGGAGATCTATTTGCAATCAAG GTTCTGAAAAAGGCAGATATGATCCGTAAGAATGCAGTTGAAAGTATACTTGCTGAACGTGATATACTGATCAACGTTCGCAATCCCTTTGTG GTTCGTTTCTTCTATTCTTTCACTTGTCGCGACAACCTGTATCTCGTAATGGAGTATCTGAATGGAGGGGATCTGTATTCGTTGTTGAGAAATTTAGGTTGCTTAGAGGAAGATATTGTCCGTGTATATATTGCCGAAGTT GTCCTTGCTTTGGAATATTTGCATTCTGAGGGTGTTGTTCACCGTGATTTGAAGCCAGATAATTTGTTGATTGCGCATGATGGTCATATAAAG TTGACAGATTTCGGTCTCTCTAAAGTTGGTCTCATCAACAGCACGGATGATCTGGCTGGTCCTGCTGTAAGTGGGACGTCACTGCTTGATGAGGAGGATTCGCGATTAGCGGCATCTGAGGATCAGCTTGAAAGGCGCAAGAAACGGTCGGCTGTCGGTACTCCTGACTACTTAGCGCCAGAAATTCTTTTAGGGACAGGGCATG GTGCAACTGCGGATTGGTGGTCTGTTGGCATCATTCTGTTTGAACTCATTGTGGGAATTCCACCCTTCAATGCGGAACATCCTCAG CAAATATTTGACAATATTCTCAACCGTAAGATACCATGGCCTCATGTTCCAGAAGAAATGAGTGCTGAAGCCCATGATATTATAGATCG ATTTTTAACAGAAGATCCTCATCAGAGACTTGGAGCTAGAGGGGCGTCTGAG GTCAAgcaacatatcttcttcaaaGACATCAACTGGGACACACTAGCAAGGCAAAAG GCTGCATTTGTTCCGGCTTCAGAGAGTGCAATTGACACAAGTTACTTCAGAAGTCGCTACTCATGGAACACATCGGATGAGCAATTTTTCCCTAGTGGTGACGTTCAAGATTATAGTGATGCAGATAGCTTGACTAACAGCAGTGGTTGCTCGAACGATCATCATGAAGAAGGGGAG GCTGAAGAATACGAAGGACACACAGAGTTTGAGTCTGGCGTACCTGTAGATTACTCTTTCAGTAATTTCTCGTTTAAG AACCTCTCTCAGTTGGCGTCTATCAACTACGATCTTCTGTCCAAAGGCTGGAAAGATGAGCCACAACCAATTCCGCATCACAAGTAA